One window of Acomys russatus chromosome 28, mAcoRus1.1, whole genome shotgun sequence genomic DNA carries:
- the LOC127211054 gene encoding cytochrome c oxidase subunit 7C, mitochondrial-like produces the protein MLGQSIRRFTTSVVRRSHYEQGPRKNLPFSVESKWQLLATMTVYFGSGFAAPFCIVSQQLLKK, from the coding sequence ATGTTAGGCCAGAGTATCCGGAGGTTCACCACGTCCGTGGTCCGCCGCAGCCATTATGAGCAGGGTCCTCGGAAGAATTTGCCATTTTCTGTGGAAAGCAAGTGGCAGTTATTGGCTACAATGACTGTGTACTTTGGGTCTGGATTTGCTGCTCCTTTCTGTATAGTAAGCCAGCAGCTACTTAAAAAATAA